The stretch of DNA CTTTTCGAGAGCCTGGATACCGAATTCGCCAAAGGCGATATAGTTGCCACGAGAGGCGACGCCCTTCATGCGCCCTTTCATCTGCTTACGATGTAATGTTCTTTTAGGACTCAGCATAATTACTTCTCTCTCTTGTTGTCGTTCATGACGTCCTTGCCAATCTTTTCACCGTGCATGATCCACACCTTGATACCGATGGCACCATAGACGGTCTTTGCAATGGCAGTTGCGTAGTCGA from Fibrobacter sp. encodes:
- a CDS encoding ribosomal protein L16; this encodes MLSPKRTLHRKQMKGRMKGVASRGNYIAFGEFGIQALEK